The following proteins come from a genomic window of Pyxidicoccus sp. MSG2:
- a CDS encoding GAF domain-containing protein, which translates to MSMNTPSYQAWLESFAAEHGASAGTIHVQRGADLELVAALNIPPPVLNAVRHVPHGKGMAGLAQVRRAPVQTCNLKEDDTGRIKPGAKAVDARAAVALPVLDDTGQVRAVVGIAFMAEGELPAEREQSLMSAAARLPLGDA; encoded by the coding sequence ATGAGCATGAATACCCCTTCGTATCAGGCGTGGCTGGAGTCCTTCGCCGCCGAGCACGGCGCCTCCGCGGGCACCATCCACGTGCAGCGCGGAGCGGACCTGGAGTTGGTGGCGGCCCTCAACATCCCACCGCCCGTGCTGAATGCCGTCCGCCACGTGCCGCACGGCAAGGGCATGGCCGGGCTGGCACAGGTGCGCAGGGCGCCGGTGCAGACGTGCAACCTGAAGGAGGACGACACCGGCCGCATCAAGCCGGGCGCGAAGGCCGTGGATGCGCGCGCGGCGGTGGCGCTGCCCGTGCTGGACGACACGGGACAGGTGCGCGCGGTGGTGGGCATCGCCTTCATGGCGGAGGGAGAGCTTCCCGCCGAGCGCGAGCAGTCGTTGATGTCCGCAGCGGCCCGGCTCCCCCTCGGGGATGCATGA